In one window of Bradyrhizobium sp. AZCC 1721 DNA:
- a CDS encoding methyl-accepting chemotaxis protein, translated as MGRFKLRIGTKLGLTAGIGVILVGGILTNQMLGHRSIVESNRLVIINYLNKGNAQATQTAMARAQLAALEIGSAPSVAEVDKFLEILRTHATEAGTEINAAMERATRKVTQDAYRETKRFADAYLASAVELATAQKAVIGAAAGDAKAAAETAKASILTGRMRPAAQEVSKRIDDLVGVANEFAARRRGELLAELDRVANFAFIVGAFVMVMLIASAVFSVLSIARPIRRIGDVLMQLAGGNKAVEIPYTARGDEVGDNARAAHTFKDNLLRIEQMEAERKDQEAAAAARRKSEMIKLADAFESAVGGIVSTVSSASQQLEAAAGTLSGTAAQTQQLSGMVAAASEEASTNVGAVASAAEEMSTSVVEISRQVHDSSRIANEAVRQAEQTDLRINELLKAAGRIGDVVKLITAIAEQTNLLALNATIEAARAGESGRGFAVVASEVKALAAQTAKATDEIGAQIMGMQAATEDSVSAIKEIGATIARISDISTTIAATIEEQGAATAEIARNVSEAAKGTAEVAERITQVNSGASSTGSASAQVLASARSLSSESGLLRAEVEKFLNTVRAA; from the coding sequence ATGGGACGGTTCAAGCTTCGTATCGGTACAAAGCTGGGTCTGACGGCCGGTATCGGCGTCATTTTGGTGGGCGGCATTCTGACCAACCAGATGCTCGGCCACCGGTCGATTGTGGAATCCAACCGCCTGGTCATCATCAACTACCTCAACAAAGGCAATGCGCAGGCGACGCAGACGGCGATGGCGCGCGCGCAGCTCGCCGCTCTCGAGATCGGCTCCGCGCCGTCAGTTGCAGAGGTTGACAAGTTCCTCGAGATTCTCCGCACCCACGCAACTGAAGCCGGGACCGAAATCAACGCCGCAATGGAACGGGCGACGCGGAAGGTCACACAGGATGCCTACCGGGAGACAAAGAGATTCGCGGATGCCTATCTGGCCAGTGCCGTCGAGCTGGCGACGGCGCAAAAGGCCGTCATCGGCGCTGCCGCCGGCGACGCCAAGGCCGCGGCCGAAACGGCGAAGGCGAGCATTCTCACAGGGCGTATGCGCCCGGCGGCCCAGGAAGTCAGCAAACGCATTGACGACTTGGTGGGCGTCGCCAACGAATTCGCGGCGCGACGCAGAGGCGAGTTGCTGGCGGAACTGGATCGTGTCGCCAACTTCGCGTTCATCGTCGGCGCATTCGTCATGGTGATGTTGATCGCCTCCGCGGTTTTTTCGGTGTTGAGCATCGCCCGCCCGATCCGGCGTATCGGCGACGTGCTCATGCAACTCGCCGGCGGTAATAAGGCCGTCGAGATTCCCTACACGGCCCGCGGCGACGAAGTCGGTGACAACGCCCGCGCGGCCCACACCTTCAAGGATAACCTGCTCCGCATCGAGCAGATGGAAGCCGAGCGGAAGGATCAGGAAGCCGCTGCGGCCGCACGACGCAAGTCGGAAATGATCAAGCTTGCCGACGCTTTCGAGTCCGCCGTCGGCGGCATCGTCAGCACGGTATCGTCGGCATCCCAGCAGCTCGAGGCCGCCGCCGGCACGCTGTCGGGCACCGCTGCGCAGACGCAGCAGCTCTCCGGCATGGTCGCCGCGGCTTCCGAGGAGGCTTCCACCAATGTCGGCGCGGTGGCTTCCGCCGCCGAGGAAATGAGCACGTCGGTTGTCGAGATCAGCCGGCAGGTCCACGATTCCAGCCGCATTGCGAACGAGGCCGTGAGGCAGGCGGAGCAGACGGACCTGCGCATCAATGAACTGCTGAAGGCAGCGGGCCGGATCGGCGACGTCGTCAAGCTCATCACCGCGATCGCTGAACAGACCAACCTGCTGGCGCTGAATGCTACCATCGAGGCTGCGCGCGCCGGCGAATCCGGCCGCGGCTTCGCCGTGGTGGCGAGCGAGGTGAAGGCGCTGGCGGCTCAGACGGCCAAGGCCACCGACGAGATCGGCGCACAGATCATGGGCATGCAGGCGGCGACCGAAGACTCGGTCAGCGCGATCAAGGAGATCGGCGCCACCATCGCCAGGATTTCGGACATCTCGACGACCATCGCTGCAACCATCGAGGAGCAGGGTGCCGCAACGGCCGAGATCGCCCGCAATGTCAGCGAAGCAGCCAAGGGCACCGCCGAGGTCGCGGAGAGGATCACCCAGGTCAACTCCGGCGCGAGTTCCACCGGTTCGGCCTCGGCCCAGGTACTGGCATCGGCGCGCTCACTGTCCAGCGAAAGCGGTCTCTTGAGGGCGGAGGTCGAGAAGTTCCTCAACACTGTGCGCGCCGCCTGA